One genomic region from Phycisphaerales bacterium encodes:
- a CDS encoding helix-turn-helix domain-containing protein: MAKMFYTLTEVCEKLSKSETEVEAMVASGQIQEFRDGEHLVFKVEQIELLTASEDSGELDLNLDLDSSSLDLDDSFGLGASATGGIGLAGSQSADIPTPAANPDLSGSIEESGSAIGLGSSSMMSGGNNDLDLSAELSSPPDSADASASAFDGAAIEGGGDTQLGEGLDDDLTLESVGSGSGLLDLTRESDDTSLGAELLEEVYSSEDDVNFPAASGLFEAATEDDEVAPAQVAAIGGQAAPSLAAPVMAATQSWDPAWSGLSAGLMIGGLLALIAVFAITAVETMGGASGIASLMAEQMWMWVGGLFVGTVVLGLVGWVIGGKAG, translated from the coding sequence ATGGCCAAGATGTTCTACACACTCACGGAGGTCTGCGAGAAGCTCAGCAAGAGCGAGACCGAAGTCGAGGCTATGGTCGCCTCTGGACAGATTCAAGAATTCCGTGACGGCGAGCACCTTGTGTTCAAAGTCGAGCAGATTGAACTCCTGACTGCGAGCGAGGACTCTGGCGAGCTTGATCTCAATCTCGATCTCGATAGTTCCTCGCTTGATCTTGATGACAGTTTCGGCCTCGGCGCATCGGCTACTGGCGGCATTGGTCTCGCAGGTAGCCAAAGTGCTGATATTCCAACGCCCGCGGCGAACCCAGACCTAAGCGGCAGCATCGAAGAGTCCGGCAGCGCCATTGGACTTGGCTCTTCCTCAATGATGTCCGGCGGCAACAACGATCTTGATCTCTCAGCCGAACTGAGCTCCCCTCCCGACAGCGCCGATGCTTCTGCATCGGCCTTCGATGGGGCCGCGATTGAGGGTGGCGGAGATACGCAACTTGGCGAAGGTCTCGATGATGATCTCACACTTGAGTCAGTCGGCTCAGGCAGTGGGCTTCTGGATCTCACCCGCGAATCCGATGACACTTCACTCGGCGCTGAATTGCTCGAAGAGGTGTACTCAAGCGAAGACGATGTCAATTTCCCCGCAGCATCAGGCCTCTTTGAGGCTGCGACCGAAGATGATGAGGTCGCCCCCGCCCAAGTGGCGGCAATCGGTGGCCAGGCCGCTCCCTCATTGGCTGCGCCGGTGATGGCGGCAACACAGAGTTGGGACCCCGCTTGGTCTGGGCTGAGTGCAGGATTGATGATCGGAGGCTTGCTCGCCCTGATCGCTGTTTTTGCGATCACCGCAGTTGAAACGATGGGTGGTGCTTCAGGCATTGCCTCGCTCATGGCCGAGCAAATGTGGATGTGGGTTGGTGGCCTCTTCGTCGGCACAGTTGTGCTGGGCCTCGTTGGCTGGGTCATTGGCGGCAAGGCCGGCTGA
- a CDS encoding phosphatidylserine decarboxylase, translating to MRLAPAGLREWGLGGIATASIVVIAWWLIPLGWVNWTLTGLASLAWFCTAAFFRDPHRRIPSGLVAADMLSPADGCISAIETLDSHEAVHGPAIVVRIFLSVLNVHINRMPCDVTVIDLTYRPGKFLDARNPESAKINESMLTRLKRSDQLCLGVRQVSGAIARRIVCPLSSGEQFVRGDRFGMIKFGSTTELILPADCGAEVRVAIGDKVVAGRTVLASVPVQERLPTPRQ from the coding sequence ATGAGACTCGCTCCTGCTGGCCTTCGTGAGTGGGGCCTTGGCGGCATCGCTACAGCCTCCATCGTGGTCATCGCATGGTGGCTTATTCCCCTTGGCTGGGTGAACTGGACACTGACAGGGCTCGCGTCGCTGGCATGGTTCTGCACAGCCGCATTCTTTCGGGACCCCCACCGCCGCATACCATCGGGCCTTGTTGCCGCTGACATGCTCAGTCCAGCAGACGGTTGTATCTCCGCTATCGAAACATTGGATTCGCACGAAGCCGTGCATGGCCCAGCGATCGTTGTACGGATCTTCTTGAGTGTTCTCAATGTGCACATCAATCGCATGCCGTGTGATGTCACGGTGATTGATTTGACGTACCGCCCGGGCAAGTTTCTTGATGCAAGAAATCCCGAGTCGGCCAAGATCAACGAGTCAATGCTTACTCGTCTGAAACGATCAGATCAATTGTGCTTGGGAGTGCGGCAGGTTTCCGGCGCGATTGCAAGACGAATTGTGTGCCCCCTCTCAAGCGGCGAGCAGTTTGTGCGGGGCGATCGTTTTGGCATGATTAAGTTTGGTAGTACAACCGAGCTCATTCTGCCTGCAGACTGTGGTGCCGAAGTGCGTGTTGCTATTGGCGACAAAGTCGTTGCAGGCCGGACGGTGCTTGCAAGCGTGCCAGTTCAAGAACGCTTGCCCACCCCGCGGCAATAA
- a CDS encoding S8 family serine peptidase codes for MMALTCAALVATGSFEHILPLQTGEVRVEAMTRTARSAELARLTWQSTHPHAIVVLNHTDATADLAAHGLTLLRSLGGSTWIAAVAPAAAGSTQVLDAVSWIGAIDPTWKVHPYLASGGVPDWTIDQSASTALAAGERFDIESLLRELDEAADPRVVVYMLAHRDVSLDALAVDLPVLADATVLSKLQTVHGLTVAIPMSAIVPLAEDDRVLWIEPAMPQFNELNDQNREVTQANVLQESPYGLDGDNVVVMVYDGGKAFGGHADFSGRLTERDTSGTSDHATHVSGTIGGDGSASGGQYRGMAPAVTIESYGFEQEGGLQEGFLYTDPGDLEADYGDAINNYGAVIANNSIGTNTAPNGFPCEWTGNYGITSSVIDAVVRGALGGNIRIMWANGNERGSSNCGTSFYSTAPPATAKNHITIGALNSNDESVTNFTSWGPTDDGRIKPDISTAGCQSDGDGGVTSCSSSGGYSSKCGTSMASPTACGIGALLIQDWRTMNPGKPDMLNSTLKAMLAHTAVDLGNAGPDCQYGYGSIRAEAAVDHLRSGSLIENEVAHGDSFEFLVIVDPGDPQLQVTLAWDDAPATPLVIPSLVNDLDLVVLGPDGNRHYPWAIDPANPGAPATKTAEDHLNNIEQVTVALPQAGVWRVQIVGFSVPVGPQTFGVMATPNLVACSRTGLIGLDRGAYPLEGTLSVTVVDCDLNTDDTVTDSVDVLIRSDDEPSGEWITLYEEDPAASAFSGTMLHSTTDATGTILALHGSTIEAIYLDAEDADGNIDVQHLVSAVVDGEAPQLIMQAAIAENPGEIQFDVASNESTSLIVRVGPACNDLSRTIGPSGLDTNHSEIGAGFDHSTTYYYTIELIDMAGNTASFDNNGTCWMIDTLDIPNYFTEQYGNFDLDGMLIHFTPTSTFNGYTACPELIDSLPVNPSGGAALSLGDDDYEAISPTSSVMLHGEAYSQLYVGSNGFVTFNSGESDYTESLSEHFSQPRISLLWDDLNPSAGGTVSWKNTINGLAITWQDVPEYSSSNSNTFQLLMHNDESITLAWLGIDSADSIVGLSSGNGLDPNYFASDLSEQDSGCNSELPGDANGDGVVDTNDLLLIIAGWGPCPPAPCPGDVNGDGFIGADDILLAIAHWGNTGSPRSAGHVDDGDDASGVSYGDRWISTLLINDELFKPARNNGLITTSGSYLQRPWATLDLEVAGDVPMIDRDLMVIGDTAWLDGTLIVRLTDDGLLSAGRHPLLVANTFEGWFHTVSIFDPLDRGATWCLSEQSLSIILPLGLDDAKPTDVHPEQVLAALEALGTPDSLWDLDGDGLVSELDLIQLLDGGACPE; via the coding sequence ATGACGCGTACGGCGCGGTCTGCTGAGCTTGCTCGGCTCACTTGGCAATCAACGCACCCACATGCCATCGTGGTGCTGAACCATACTGATGCAACAGCCGACCTCGCAGCGCATGGGCTCACCTTGCTTCGTAGCCTTGGCGGGTCGACATGGATCGCCGCTGTTGCACCAGCCGCAGCAGGCTCAACGCAAGTACTCGACGCGGTCTCTTGGATCGGTGCCATCGACCCAACCTGGAAAGTGCATCCGTATCTTGCATCCGGTGGCGTACCGGACTGGACGATCGACCAAAGCGCCTCCACTGCGCTCGCCGCCGGTGAACGCTTCGACATCGAATCCCTACTTCGCGAACTCGACGAGGCGGCCGACCCTCGCGTCGTCGTGTACATGCTGGCCCACCGCGACGTGTCGCTCGACGCGTTGGCTGTTGACCTTCCTGTGCTGGCCGATGCGACAGTGCTCTCCAAACTCCAGACCGTGCATGGGCTCACCGTGGCCATCCCAATGTCAGCAATCGTGCCACTGGCTGAAGACGACCGCGTGCTCTGGATTGAGCCGGCGATGCCACAGTTCAACGAACTAAATGACCAAAATCGGGAAGTCACGCAAGCGAACGTCTTACAAGAATCGCCTTATGGTCTCGATGGCGACAACGTTGTCGTCATGGTGTATGACGGCGGCAAAGCGTTTGGTGGCCACGCCGACTTTAGCGGACGACTCACCGAACGTGACACCAGTGGTACCAGCGACCACGCCACACATGTGTCGGGAACGATTGGCGGCGACGGCAGCGCCAGCGGCGGGCAGTACCGCGGCATGGCTCCTGCGGTCACGATCGAGTCCTATGGATTTGAACAAGAGGGAGGCTTGCAAGAGGGCTTTCTGTACACCGATCCGGGCGACCTCGAAGCCGACTATGGCGACGCCATCAATAACTATGGCGCGGTCATCGCGAATAACTCCATCGGCACCAATACGGCACCCAATGGCTTCCCTTGCGAGTGGACCGGCAACTACGGCATCACCAGCAGTGTGATTGATGCGGTCGTGCGTGGTGCACTTGGCGGCAACATCCGAATCATGTGGGCCAACGGAAATGAGCGAGGCTCGTCGAATTGTGGAACGAGTTTCTACTCGACCGCACCTCCCGCGACCGCAAAGAACCACATCACTATCGGGGCACTCAATAGCAATGATGAATCTGTTACCAACTTCACGAGTTGGGGGCCAACCGATGATGGCCGCATCAAGCCAGATATCTCGACCGCGGGTTGCCAGAGCGATGGCGACGGCGGCGTAACAAGTTGCTCCTCTAGTGGTGGCTACAGTTCGAAGTGCGGTACATCGATGGCAAGCCCGACGGCCTGCGGCATTGGCGCGTTGCTGATTCAGGATTGGCGAACGATGAACCCGGGCAAGCCGGACATGCTCAATAGCACACTCAAGGCCATGCTTGCGCACACGGCAGTAGACCTTGGCAACGCGGGGCCGGATTGCCAGTACGGGTACGGCAGTATTCGCGCCGAGGCCGCAGTTGACCACCTTCGCAGTGGATCGCTCATTGAAAACGAAGTCGCCCACGGCGACTCGTTTGAGTTTCTCGTGATCGTCGATCCTGGCGATCCGCAATTGCAAGTGACACTCGCGTGGGATGATGCGCCTGCCACGCCTCTTGTCATTCCATCTTTGGTAAATGATCTTGACCTCGTCGTGCTCGGACCAGACGGTAATCGCCACTATCCGTGGGCAATTGACCCGGCGAACCCGGGTGCTCCTGCAACGAAGACTGCCGAAGATCATCTCAACAACATCGAGCAAGTCACCGTGGCCCTCCCGCAGGCCGGCGTGTGGCGTGTGCAAATCGTAGGGTTCTCCGTGCCCGTTGGCCCACAGACATTCGGCGTGATGGCAACGCCTAACTTAGTTGCATGCTCGCGCACAGGCCTTATCGGTCTCGACCGCGGCGCCTACCCGCTCGAAGGTACTCTCAGCGTGACCGTTGTCGACTGCGATCTCAATACCGACGATACCGTCACTGACTCGGTTGATGTCTTGATTCGCTCGGATGATGAACCTAGTGGGGAGTGGATCACGCTCTACGAAGAAGATCCTGCAGCATCGGCTTTCAGCGGAACGATGTTGCACTCGACAACCGATGCGACTGGAACAATTCTTGCATTACACGGTTCAACGATTGAAGCAATCTATCTTGATGCCGAAGATGCCGACGGAAACATCGATGTACAACATCTCGTATCCGCCGTCGTGGACGGCGAGGCCCCTCAATTGATCATGCAAGCTGCCATTGCTGAAAATCCAGGTGAGATTCAGTTTGACGTAGCGAGTAATGAGTCGACGTCACTCATCGTCCGCGTTGGGCCAGCCTGCAACGACCTCTCTCGGACCATTGGTCCATCTGGTCTCGATACGAACCACTCAGAAATCGGTGCAGGATTTGATCACAGTACAACGTACTACTACACGATCGAGTTAATCGACATGGCTGGTAACACAGCGTCATTTGACAACAACGGCACCTGCTGGATGATCGATACGCTCGACATTCCAAACTACTTCACCGAGCAATATGGGAACTTTGACCTCGATGGAATGTTGATCCACTTCACGCCCACTAGCACCTTCAATGGGTACACAGCCTGTCCCGAACTCATTGACTCGCTTCCAGTCAATCCATCAGGCGGCGCAGCCCTTTCGCTGGGTGATGATGACTACGAAGCAATCTCGCCCACCTCTTCAGTCATGCTCCATGGCGAGGCGTACTCACAACTCTACGTCGGCAGTAATGGCTTTGTTACGTTCAATAGCGGCGAAAGCGACTACACCGAGTCGCTGAGCGAACACTTCTCGCAGCCGCGCATCAGCCTACTTTGGGATGACCTCAACCCATCTGCCGGTGGCACTGTCAGTTGGAAGAACACCATCAACGGCCTCGCGATCACTTGGCAAGATGTGCCGGAGTACAGTTCGTCCAATAGCAATACATTCCAGCTACTCATGCATAACGATGAATCAATCACCCTGGCGTGGCTAGGCATTGACTCGGCTGATTCGATTGTTGGACTCTCGTCCGGCAATGGACTCGACCCGAACTACTTTGCCTCGGACCTGTCAGAGCAAGACTCCGGCTGCAATTCTGAACTGCCTGGTGATGCCAATGGCGACGGTGTCGTTGACACAAACGATCTGCTGCTCATCATCGCGGGCTGGGGCCCGTGCCCACCCGCACCGTGCCCTGGCGACGTCAACGGCGATGGTTTCATTGGTGCGGATGACATCCTGCTGGCCATTGCTCATTGGGGAAATACCGGATCCCCACGATCGGCCGGTCACGTGGACGATGGAGATGACGCCAGCGGCGTCAGCTACGGCGATCGCTGGATAAGCACACTGCTCATCAACGACGAACTGTTCAAGCCTGCACGCAACAACGGCTTGATTACCACAAGTGGCAGTTATCTACAGCGACCGTGGGCCACCCTCGATCTTGAGGTGGCTGGCGATGTGCCCATGATTGATCGTGATCTCATGGTGATCGGCGACACAGCATGGCTTGATGGCACGCTCATCGTCCGACTCACCGACGACGGGCTCCTCTCGGCAGGTCGCCACCCACTACTCGTAGCAAACACCTTTGAAGGGTGGTTTCATACAGTTTCCATCTTCGATCCGCTCGATCGAGGGGCAACATGGTGCCTGAGCGAACAATCGCTGAGCATTATCCTCCCACTCGGCCTGGATGACGCCAAGCCAACGGATGTCCATCCTGAGCAGGTGCTTGCAGCACTGGAGGCCCTTGGAACCCCTGATTCCCTATGGGATCTGGATGGAGATGGCCTCGTAAGCGAGTTGGACTTGATTCAATTACTTGATGGTGGCGCCTGCCCGGAATAG